One window of Polynucleobacter sp. HIN5 genomic DNA carries:
- a CDS encoding beta-barrel assembly-enhancing protease — protein MRKQTKRIIALFLSGVLSVSSFAQQSGVSVTQDNAAKENLGRVIQSPEARSANLPSRNTLQSQPTLVLPDMGDPGGDALSPLDERKIGEQIMREIRRDRDFSNDWPIYDYLNSMERRLMQAAKRLQLGGANAQGSAAYDYEVFAVKDPSINAFALPGGFIGFHTGLLITAETDSEVASVMGHEIGHVLQRHLARSLERQGTNSIIALAGIVLGALAAASNPGAAAGLITGGQALAIQNQLSYSRDAEREADRIGFQILQASGYDVNGAPAFFQRLQKAYGIMDSGVPGYLRTHPLTTDRIADMQDRARTVAQNRVPSALEFYLIKARARVEQSGSTSGLFDLRNLFESLSKQAAPEKQMEGFYGLALVAQRQGRFDQAEGFLQKARAVAQNVLAPGSPVQRQSLSFDYTASELALARGKPEEALQYAQNAAKMDPFSFSAAVATVNAELRLGRVNEAITLLRAKTKAQPNETIWWDLLARAYDQDKKIGLRHYALAEKFATEGAWPSAIEQLKIARSAAGNDFYLGSVIDARLRVFQNQYREEQKEQKKS, from the coding sequence ATGAGGAAGCAAACAAAACGAATCATTGCTTTGTTCTTAAGCGGGGTCTTAAGCGTCTCTTCCTTCGCCCAACAATCTGGGGTATCGGTCACCCAAGACAATGCAGCAAAGGAGAACCTTGGGCGCGTAATTCAGTCACCGGAAGCGCGCTCAGCCAATTTACCCTCCCGAAATACTTTGCAATCGCAACCCACTTTGGTCTTACCAGATATGGGTGATCCTGGCGGTGATGCCCTCAGTCCGCTTGATGAGCGTAAGATCGGCGAGCAGATCATGCGAGAGATTCGTAGGGATCGGGATTTTTCCAATGATTGGCCCATTTATGATTACCTCAATTCGATGGAGCGGCGTCTCATGCAAGCTGCAAAACGCTTGCAACTCGGTGGAGCGAATGCGCAAGGTAGTGCCGCATATGACTATGAGGTATTTGCAGTGAAGGATCCATCGATTAATGCATTTGCATTACCCGGTGGATTTATTGGATTTCATACAGGGCTTTTAATTACTGCGGAAACCGATTCAGAGGTCGCCTCGGTGATGGGTCATGAGATTGGTCATGTATTGCAACGCCACTTGGCGCGCTCTCTAGAACGTCAGGGTACGAACTCCATCATCGCGTTGGCTGGCATTGTGCTTGGAGCATTGGCCGCGGCTAGTAATCCCGGTGCTGCTGCCGGCCTAATTACGGGTGGCCAAGCGCTTGCGATTCAGAATCAACTCTCGTACTCGCGGGATGCGGAGCGCGAGGCTGATCGTATTGGTTTTCAGATCTTACAAGCAAGTGGTTACGATGTGAATGGCGCACCCGCATTCTTTCAGCGTTTACAAAAGGCTTACGGAATCATGGATAGTGGTGTGCCAGGATATTTGCGCACCCATCCCTTAACCACCGACCGAATTGCCGATATGCAAGATCGGGCAAGGACCGTCGCACAAAATCGAGTGCCCAGTGCGCTCGAGTTTTATCTCATTAAAGCTCGCGCTCGCGTCGAGCAAAGTGGGAGTACCAGCGGCTTATTTGATCTGCGTAATTTATTTGAGAGTTTGAGCAAACAAGCCGCCCCCGAAAAGCAAATGGAAGGTTTCTATGGTTTAGCTTTGGTTGCCCAGCGCCAGGGGCGCTTTGATCAGGCTGAAGGTTTTTTACAAAAGGCTCGGGCTGTGGCACAAAATGTCTTAGCTCCTGGCTCACCAGTTCAGCGTCAGAGTTTATCGTTTGATTACACGGCATCTGAGTTAGCGCTTGCTCGAGGTAAGCCAGAGGAGGCTTTGCAGTATGCCCAAAATGCGGCCAAGATGGATCCCTTCTCATTCTCTGCAGCCGTGGCGACAGTCAACGCGGAACTACGTTTGGGGCGGGTTAATGAGGCCATCACCTTGTTGCGCGCGAAGACCAAAGCACAGCCGAACGAGACGATCTGGTGGGATTTATTAGCGCGTGCGTATGACCAAGACAAAAAGATTGGTTTGCGGCATTACGCCCTTGCCGAAAAATTTGCAACTGAAGGAGCTTGGCCATCGGCGATTGAACAGCTCAAGATTGCACGCTCGGCCGCCGGCAATGATTTTTATCTGGGGTCCGTGATTGATGCGCGATTGCGCGTGTTTCAGAATCAGTATCGCGAAGAACAAAAAGAGCAAAAAAAGAGCTAG
- the moaC gene encoding cyclic pyranopterin monophosphate synthase MoaC produces MNKLTHFDSSGQAHMVDIGDKASTHRVAIATGRIQMNPNTYQLIESGGHKKGDVLGIARIAGIQAAKKTADLIPLCHPIALTHVSIEFQSDPSSHTIYCQARAETTGPTGVEMEALTATQIALLTIYDMCKAVDRGMVMSDIKLLEKSGGKSGDWKAS; encoded by the coding sequence ATGAACAAACTGACGCATTTTGATTCCAGTGGCCAAGCGCATATGGTCGATATTGGCGATAAAGCCTCTACCCACCGGGTAGCGATCGCGACTGGCCGGATTCAAATGAATCCTAACACCTATCAACTCATTGAGTCGGGCGGTCATAAAAAGGGAGATGTCCTTGGCATTGCCCGAATCGCTGGAATACAGGCGGCCAAGAAAACCGCTGATCTGATCCCCCTCTGCCACCCCATAGCACTCACCCACGTCAGTATTGAGTTTCAATCTGATCCATCCAGCCACACGATTTATTGTCAAGCTAGAGCCGAGACCACCGGACCCACCGGCGTTGAAATGGAAGCGCTCACCGCCACCCAAATTGCCCTCCTCACTATCTATGACATGTGTAAAGCCGTAGACCGTGGCATGGTCATGAGCGACATTAAGTTACTTGAAAAAAGCGGTGGTAAATCGGGGGATTGGAAGGCGAGCTAA
- a CDS encoding TerC family protein: protein MEFLTLIDWSIVIQIIIIDLLLGGDNALIIALACRNLHPDQRKKGIIYGTAGAIILRVILVAFAVTLLQIPFLKLVGAILLIWIGYKLIAQQDENQHTLQGPNQLFAAIKTIIVADIVMSLDNVLAIAGAAGQVNNPSHQVGYVIFGLVVSVPIIIAGSKMVLFLIDRFPFIVTAGAGLLGWIAGGMIVTDPGLIKYFGEGIANYEIIAEIISAIIVMGSGEFVKRWHKKANPA, encoded by the coding sequence ATGGAATTCTTAACACTAATTGATTGGTCTATTGTTATTCAAATTATCATTATTGACCTTCTTTTGGGGGGAGATAATGCGCTAATTATTGCCTTAGCATGTCGCAATCTACATCCTGACCAGCGCAAAAAAGGAATTATTTATGGTACCGCTGGGGCTATCATTCTTCGCGTGATTTTGGTTGCATTTGCAGTTACGTTATTACAAATTCCTTTTCTAAAACTAGTTGGCGCTATTTTGCTAATCTGGATTGGCTACAAACTCATTGCTCAGCAAGATGAAAATCAACATACTTTACAAGGGCCCAATCAACTATTTGCGGCAATCAAAACGATTATCGTGGCCGATATTGTGATGAGTCTTGATAACGTTCTGGCTATTGCTGGGGCTGCTGGACAGGTTAATAATCCGTCTCATCAAGTTGGATATGTCATTTTTGGCCTAGTTGTGTCTGTGCCTATCATTATTGCAGGCAGCAAAATGGTTTTATTTTTAATTGACCGCTTTCCATTTATCGTTACTGCCGGTGCTGGTTTATTGGGCTGGATTGCGGGAGGAATGATCGTTACAGATCCTGGTTTGATTAAGTATTTTGGTGAAGGCATTGCTAATTATGAAATTATCGCCGAAATTATTTCAGCAATTATTGTGATGGGGTCTGGAGAATTTGTTAAGCGATGGCATAAAAAAGCGAATCCGGCTTAA
- a CDS encoding universal stress protein yields MHLEAKIQERAVQDKEAFLISSPQNTSSHGGSSMKRILLPVDGSKNSEFAVRHVVNQFIQNSAMEIHLINIQPKLPRHIGRFLSKQNVQEWNQQKSNLALANVRRILESHAIPHSVISKTGDRAKIIADEARRLRCDQIVLGTARKNSFTRMLENSTTNKLIEITNIPIEVVSGESVSPFERWGIPTAGAGIIATLLGVILD; encoded by the coding sequence ATGCATTTAGAAGCAAAAATACAAGAGCGTGCAGTACAAGACAAAGAGGCGTTTTTAATTTCTTCGCCTCAAAACACTTCAAGTCATGGAGGCTCATCAATGAAACGTATTCTTTTGCCAGTTGACGGAAGTAAAAATTCTGAATTTGCAGTCCGTCACGTTGTGAATCAGTTTATTCAGAATTCAGCGATGGAAATTCATTTAATTAATATTCAACCAAAACTGCCACGTCATATCGGTCGTTTTTTAAGTAAACAGAATGTTCAAGAATGGAACCAACAAAAGTCAAATCTTGCGCTTGCAAATGTCCGCAGGATTCTTGAATCACACGCTATTCCACATAGTGTCATCAGTAAAACTGGCGACCGCGCTAAGATTATTGCCGATGAAGCTCGTCGATTGCGTTGTGACCAAATTGTGTTGGGTACTGCTCGGAAGAACTCGTTTACACGAATGTTAGAAAATTCAACCACTAACAAATTGATTGAAATTACAAATATTCCAATTGAGGTAGTGTCTGGAGAGTCAGTATCACCCTTTGAGCGGTGGGGAATTCCCACTGCTGGAGCTGGAATTATCGCTACTTTGCTTGGGGTTATTCTCGACTAG
- a CDS encoding LysR family transcriptional regulator, producing MLNSSIKRYLRHGMLPQLAVFEAVARLSSFTKAADELHLAQPTVSAQIKKLADNLQIPLFEQIGKRIYLTPAGENLYNGCQLLFTTLSNIEESLSDLRGLEHGRLRLAVSTTGKYFVPRLLAEFVKLHPAIEVSLQIHNRNTLIDRLSRNEDDLYVFSNPPDDFEIVTQPILPNPMVVFAREDHPLAHEKKISIEQLKNEKFIMREPGSGTRMVAYEAFDHHGLEPHVQMELSTNEAIKQAILAGLGISILSQYTLGLDTFEPRLSILNVQGFPIEKQWQFVYPVGKQTSSVSRAFMDFVRKEAPTLIEDHVGKIER from the coding sequence ATGCTCAATTCATCGATTAAACGCTATCTCCGCCATGGAATGCTTCCTCAATTGGCCGTTTTTGAAGCGGTGGCCAGACTTTCAAGCTTCACAAAAGCAGCAGATGAGCTGCATTTAGCTCAACCCACCGTATCTGCCCAGATAAAAAAACTAGCTGACAACCTGCAAATCCCTCTTTTTGAGCAAATTGGTAAAAGAATTTACCTTACACCAGCTGGAGAAAACCTCTATAACGGCTGTCAATTGCTTTTTACAACCCTAAGTAATATTGAGGAGTCCCTCTCTGATCTGCGTGGTTTAGAGCATGGACGTCTTCGTTTAGCGGTAAGCACAACTGGTAAGTATTTTGTACCCCGTTTATTAGCCGAATTTGTAAAACTTCATCCCGCAATTGAAGTTAGCCTTCAAATTCATAATCGCAATACCTTAATTGATCGGCTCTCGCGAAATGAGGATGATCTCTATGTATTCTCAAATCCGCCTGATGATTTTGAAATTGTCACACAACCGATTCTTCCGAATCCAATGGTTGTTTTTGCTCGCGAAGATCACCCCCTAGCTCACGAGAAAAAAATTTCTATTGAGCAATTAAAAAATGAGAAATTTATTATGCGTGAGCCGGGTTCTGGAACTCGAATGGTGGCTTATGAAGCGTTTGATCATCATGGACTAGAGCCTCATGTTCAAATGGAACTATCAACCAATGAGGCCATCAAACAAGCTATTCTTGCAGGGCTCGGTATTTCCATTTTGTCCCAATACACGCTAGGACTAGACACCTTTGAGCCACGACTCTCCATCCTTAATGTTCAAGGCTTCCCTATCGAAAAACAGTGGCAATTCGTATACCCCGTCGGCAAACAAACCTCGTCAGTCTCTAGGGCATTTATGGATTTTGTACGAAAAGAGGCGCCCACATTAATCGAAGATCATGTGGGCAAAATTGAAAGATGA
- a CDS encoding pilin gives MITLLERKMMNEQHNDQAGFTLIEVMVVVAIVGILVAVAVPQYQDYIARGRVVEGLNLASAAKLAVTESYATKGPNLMDQSTREAFIFNPTQSVKEIEILPDGTIAIDYQSSVAANGKNTLYLIPTNEPDIGNPRSIDLSQSGISQTWSGGWSCRSDKTTLAAKLLPAECRLAKP, from the coding sequence ATGATTACTCTTTTAGAGAGGAAGATGATGAACGAACAGCATAATGATCAAGCAGGGTTTACATTAATTGAAGTGATGGTTGTGGTTGCAATCGTTGGTATTTTAGTGGCTGTGGCAGTTCCTCAATACCAGGATTATATTGCGCGTGGGAGAGTGGTAGAAGGATTGAATCTTGCATCGGCAGCTAAATTAGCCGTTACAGAAAGTTATGCCACGAAAGGTCCAAATTTGATGGATCAGTCAACCAGAGAGGCGTTTATTTTTAATCCCACCCAAAGCGTTAAAGAAATCGAGATTCTGCCTGATGGCACTATCGCAATTGATTATCAGAGTTCTGTTGCCGCCAATGGAAAAAATACCTTATATTTAATTCCAACTAACGAGCCTGATATCGGCAACCCTAGAAGTATCGATTTATCCCAATCCGGCATCAGTCAAACTTGGTCAGGTGGCTGGTCTTGTCGATCTGACAAGACTACCTTAGCTGCAAAACTTCTGCCTGCAGAATGCCGCTTGGCAAAACCTTAA
- a CDS encoding TerC family protein: protein MDFTAFTDASFWAALGSIMIVNILLSGDNAVVIALASRNLPPHQQKKAIFWGSAAAIIMRVVLTITAVKLLTLPYLKLVGGILLVYIGVQLLADSDGDEDMKAESSIWSAIRTILIADLVMSLDNVLAVAAAAQSGPEETRMLLLIIGLALSIPLIIFGSSMLLKLMDRFPIIITFGAGLLGWLAGGMIVDDPAITESLQAMFGDIRLLAEIIGVTIVIALGIYLKRKNSHQSE from the coding sequence ATGGATTTCACAGCATTCACTGATGCAAGTTTTTGGGCGGCCCTAGGATCAATCATGATCGTCAATATTTTGCTCTCAGGTGACAATGCAGTGGTTATTGCACTTGCATCACGAAATTTGCCCCCCCATCAACAAAAGAAAGCCATTTTTTGGGGGAGTGCTGCTGCAATCATTATGCGCGTTGTATTAACGATTACCGCAGTTAAATTGCTAACTCTACCGTACTTAAAATTAGTAGGCGGTATCTTATTGGTTTATATCGGCGTGCAATTGCTCGCAGATAGTGATGGCGATGAGGACATGAAGGCTGAGTCTAGTATTTGGTCAGCAATTCGAACTATTTTGATTGCCGACCTGGTAATGAGTCTTGATAATGTACTTGCCGTTGCCGCTGCTGCTCAGAGTGGCCCAGAAGAAACGAGGATGCTCTTGTTGATCATCGGACTAGCCTTATCCATACCATTAATTATTTTTGGCAGCAGTATGCTTTTAAAGTTGATGGATCGTTTTCCGATCATCATTACCTTTGGTGCGGGCCTACTTGGATGGCTTGCAGGGGGCATGATTGTGGATGATCCTGCCATCACTGAAAGTTTGCAAGCAATGTTTGGTGATATTCGATTGCTTGCTGAAATTATCGGCGTTACTATTGTGATTGCGCTTGGAATATATCTTAAAAGAAAAAACAGTCATCAATCTGAATAA
- the sucD gene encoding succinate--CoA ligase subunit alpha, with the protein MSILINKNTRVITQGITGKTGQFHTEKCQEYANGKNCFVAGVNPKKAGESIFGIPIFGTVKDAAKETGATVSVIYVPPPGAAAAIWEAVEADLDLVICITEGIPVRDMLEVRNKMLQKEAKGGKKTLLLGPNCPGLITPEEIKIGIMPGHIHRKGRIGVVSRSGTLTYEAVGQLSAIGLGQSSAVGIGGDPINGLKHIDVMKLFNEDPETDAVIMIGEIGGPDEVEAARWCKTNMKKPVVGFIAGVTAPPGKRMGHAGALISGGADTADAKLAVMEECGFKVTKNPSEMAVLLKGML; encoded by the coding sequence ATGTCAATCTTGATTAATAAAAACACACGCGTTATCACTCAGGGGATTACCGGTAAGACCGGTCAGTTTCATACGGAGAAGTGCCAGGAATACGCCAATGGTAAGAATTGTTTTGTGGCTGGCGTCAATCCCAAAAAAGCTGGTGAGTCAATTTTCGGGATTCCAATTTTCGGAACGGTTAAGGATGCAGCCAAAGAAACCGGTGCCACTGTCTCGGTGATCTATGTTCCACCCCCAGGGGCTGCCGCAGCGATTTGGGAAGCTGTTGAAGCAGATCTCGATTTAGTCATTTGCATCACCGAGGGAATTCCGGTTCGCGACATGCTTGAGGTTCGCAACAAGATGCTGCAAAAAGAAGCCAAGGGCGGCAAAAAGACTTTGTTGTTAGGCCCTAATTGCCCCGGTTTGATTACTCCCGAGGAAATCAAGATCGGCATCATGCCCGGTCATATTCACCGTAAAGGCCGGATTGGCGTTGTCAGTCGTTCCGGTACCCTGACGTATGAAGCCGTGGGGCAGTTATCTGCGATTGGTCTTGGCCAGTCAAGTGCGGTTGGCATTGGTGGAGATCCCATCAATGGCTTAAAGCACATCGATGTAATGAAATTGTTTAATGAAGACCCCGAGACAGATGCGGTCATTATGATCGGTGAAATTGGTGGTCCTGATGAGGTTGAGGCAGCACGTTGGTGCAAGACCAATATGAAAAAGCCAGTTGTTGGCTTTATTGCGGGCGTGACAGCGCCTCCAGGTAAGCGTATGGGTCATGCTGGTGCGTTGATTTCCGGTGGTGCCGATACCGCGGATGCCAAATTAGCGGTGATGGAAGAGTGTGGCTTTAAGGTCACCAAAAACCCCTCTGAGATGGCCGTCCTATTAAAAGGAATGTTGTAA
- the sucC gene encoding ADP-forming succinate--CoA ligase subunit beta — protein sequence MKIHEYQGKEILRQFNVPVPNGIPAFSVDEAIEAAKKLGGPVWVVKAQIHAGGRGKGGGVKVAKSMDEVKQYASAILGMQLKTHQTGPEGQKVRRLLVEDGADIKKEYYLGILTDRATQKVVVMASSEGGMDIEEVAAKTPEKIIKVFVDPLTGLTDAQCDQLSKGIGVPEGSQAQAREVLKNLYKTYWDTDASLVEINPLILEGNGKIKALDAKFNFDSNALYRHPEIVAYRDVDEEDAAEIEASKFDLAYISLDGNIGCLVNGAGLAMATMDTIKLFGGQPANFLDVGGGATAEKVTEAFKIMLKNKSVKAILVNIFGGIMRCDVIADGVVTACKAVNLSVPLVVRMKGTNEELGKKILADSGLPIISADSMAEAATKVVAAVQGK from the coding sequence ATGAAAATTCATGAGTACCAAGGCAAGGAGATTCTGCGCCAATTTAATGTACCGGTACCCAATGGTATTCCAGCGTTTAGTGTTGATGAGGCCATCGAAGCAGCGAAAAAATTAGGTGGACCAGTTTGGGTGGTGAAGGCGCAGATTCATGCGGGCGGTCGTGGTAAAGGTGGTGGCGTGAAAGTAGCCAAGAGCATGGATGAGGTCAAGCAATACGCCAGTGCAATCTTGGGCATGCAACTAAAAACCCATCAGACTGGCCCCGAAGGACAAAAAGTGCGGCGCCTCTTAGTCGAGGATGGCGCTGACATTAAAAAAGAGTACTACCTCGGAATTTTGACCGACCGTGCCACCCAGAAGGTGGTTGTTATGGCCTCGAGCGAGGGTGGCATGGATATCGAAGAGGTAGCTGCAAAGACTCCTGAGAAAATCATTAAAGTATTTGTTGATCCCTTAACTGGTTTAACCGATGCGCAGTGCGATCAGCTGAGTAAAGGTATTGGGGTTCCGGAAGGTTCGCAAGCCCAAGCGCGTGAGGTATTGAAGAATCTCTACAAAACCTACTGGGATACGGACGCATCTCTGGTGGAAATTAATCCACTCATTTTGGAGGGCAACGGCAAGATTAAGGCTCTCGATGCAAAATTTAATTTTGATTCAAATGCGCTGTATCGCCATCCTGAAATCGTGGCCTATCGTGATGTGGATGAAGAGGATGCTGCAGAAATTGAAGCATCTAAATTTGATCTTGCCTATATTTCCTTAGATGGCAATATTGGTTGCTTGGTCAATGGCGCAGGTTTGGCAATGGCTACGATGGATACGATCAAACTATTTGGTGGTCAGCCAGCCAACTTTTTGGATGTGGGCGGTGGCGCAACTGCAGAGAAAGTGACCGAAGCCTTCAAGATCATGCTCAAGAACAAGAGCGTGAAAGCGATTTTGGTCAATATTTTTGGTGGCATCATGCGTTGCGATGTGATTGCCGATGGCGTAGTAACTGCGTGTAAGGCAGTGAATTTATCTGTTCCTTTGGTGGTTCGGATGAAGGGTACCAATGAAGAGTTAGGCAAGAAAATCTTGGCCGACTCGGGATTGCCCATCATCAGTGCTGATTCCATGGCCGAAGCGGCAACGAAAGTTGTGGCGGCCGTTCAAGGCAAGTAA
- the recX gene encoding recombination regulator RecX, protein MPGLNHASKQSPSLKARALRLLSRREYSRHELAQKLLRSYGQAEENPPADLEEQINQVLNDFEVQGWLSDERYAQALVRRRSQRYGLRRVADELQRAGIAPGMISELSHELSSSEFERAQALWARKFGEISSDPKERAKQYRFLVSKGFHPELVGRLISGRTPSK, encoded by the coding sequence ATGCCAGGATTGAATCATGCTTCTAAACAAAGCCCGAGTCTCAAAGCTCGGGCTTTGCGTCTTTTATCCCGACGTGAATACAGCCGTCATGAACTTGCCCAAAAGTTACTGCGTTCATACGGTCAAGCAGAAGAGAATCCACCTGCTGACCTTGAAGAACAAATTAACCAGGTTTTGAATGACTTTGAGGTTCAGGGCTGGTTATCCGATGAACGGTATGCGCAGGCCCTCGTGCGACGGCGCAGTCAGCGCTACGGTTTGCGCCGCGTAGCCGATGAATTGCAGCGGGCTGGAATTGCGCCGGGTATGATTTCAGAGCTGAGTCATGAGCTTAGCTCCTCTGAATTTGAGCGTGCTCAGGCCTTATGGGCTCGTAAATTTGGTGAAATTTCCTCCGACCCAAAGGAGCGCGCCAAGCAGTACCGATTCTTGGTTTCAAAAGGCTTTCATCCAGAGCTTGTCGGCCGACTGATTAGCGGTCGGACCCCCTCGAAATAG
- the recA gene encoding recombinase RecA, with protein sequence MDDKKKSASSEFAGMSGEKQKALTAALAQIEKQFGKGSIMRLGDAEINQDIQVVSSGSLGLDIALGVGGLARGRVIEIYGPESSGKTTLTLHAVAEMQKLGGTCAFIDAEHALDVQYAAKLGVDVNNLLISQPDTGEQALEIADALVRSGSIDLIVIDSVAALVPKAEIEGDMGDSLPGLQARLMSQALRKLTGTIKRTNSMVIFINQIRMKIGVMFGSPETTTGGNALKFYASMRLDIRRIGSIKKGDDVIGNETRVKVVKNKVSPPFREAIFDIMYGSGISREGEIIDMGVEAEIVEKSGAWYSYNGDRIGQGKDNVREFLKENPEIAKEIEAKIRQKLGVKSGGTLISETLDDEEIESASA encoded by the coding sequence ATGGACGACAAGAAAAAATCAGCCTCATCAGAGTTTGCAGGGATGAGTGGCGAGAAGCAAAAAGCACTAACGGCTGCCTTGGCCCAAATTGAAAAGCAGTTTGGTAAAGGCTCGATCATGCGTCTTGGCGATGCTGAAATTAATCAAGATATTCAAGTGGTGTCGAGTGGCTCATTGGGCCTCGATATCGCCCTAGGCGTCGGTGGTCTCGCCCGTGGCCGTGTGATTGAAATCTATGGTCCAGAGTCCTCCGGTAAAACGACATTAACTTTGCATGCTGTGGCCGAAATGCAAAAGCTCGGTGGTACGTGCGCATTCATCGATGCCGAACATGCGCTTGATGTCCAGTACGCCGCTAAATTGGGTGTGGATGTCAATAATCTACTAATTTCTCAACCCGACACCGGTGAGCAGGCATTGGAAATTGCCGATGCGTTGGTGCGTTCAGGCTCGATTGATTTAATCGTGATTGATTCGGTGGCAGCCTTAGTTCCAAAGGCCGAGATTGAGGGCGACATGGGTGATTCATTGCCAGGCCTGCAGGCACGACTGATGAGCCAAGCCTTGCGTAAGTTAACTGGCACCATTAAGCGTACTAATTCCATGGTGATATTCATTAACCAAATTCGGATGAAGATTGGTGTGATGTTTGGCTCGCCAGAAACTACGACTGGCGGTAATGCACTCAAGTTCTATGCCTCAATGCGTCTTGATATTCGTAGGATTGGTAGCATCAAGAAGGGGGATGATGTGATCGGTAACGAGACCCGTGTGAAGGTGGTAAAGAATAAAGTCTCGCCACCATTCCGCGAAGCGATCTTTGACATCATGTATGGTTCAGGCATCTCCCGTGAAGGCGAAATTATCGATATGGGCGTTGAGGCTGAGATTGTTGAAAAGTCAGGTGCTTGGTATAGCTATAACGGCGATCGCATCGGCCAAGGTAAAGATAATGTGCGCGAGTTCTTAAAAGAGAATCCTGAGATTGCAAAAGAGATCGAAGCTAAGATTCGACAAAAGCTTGGCGTAAAGAGCGGCGGTACCCTCATTAGCGAGACCTTGGATGATGAGGAGATTGAATCCGCGAGCGCGTAA
- a CDS encoding DUF2878 domain-containing protein: protein MNLAITRTTWRKIWNFVLFQIGWFACILGAAHQQLSLAITIALICIGVYLWLHQNARSEHELLLKVFIYGLIADTILVQLGWIRFESDVPFAAISPVWMWALWLVFATTLKESMSWLQGKNGLAAILGAIAGPLCYEAGVRLGAANWPSPEDRVFALIYLAVVWAIAMPVFLYFAKEK from the coding sequence GTGAATCTGGCAATTACAAGGACTACTTGGCGCAAGATCTGGAATTTTGTTTTATTCCAGATTGGTTGGTTTGCTTGCATCCTAGGCGCTGCACATCAGCAACTTAGTTTGGCGATTACGATTGCACTCATTTGCATCGGGGTTTATCTCTGGTTGCATCAGAATGCACGCAGCGAGCATGAGTTGCTTCTCAAAGTCTTCATTTATGGCCTGATTGCGGACACAATTTTGGTTCAGCTCGGGTGGATTCGGTTTGAATCCGATGTTCCATTCGCGGCCATTTCACCGGTCTGGATGTGGGCGCTATGGCTGGTCTTTGCTACCACCCTGAAAGAGTCGATGTCTTGGCTACAAGGTAAAAACGGTTTAGCTGCGATTTTGGGGGCTATTGCGGGACCGCTATGTTACGAAGCGGGGGTGCGCCTCGGCGCCGCCAACTGGCCAAGCCCAGAGGATCGGGTTTTTGCATTGATTTACTTGGCGGTGGTTTGGGCGATTGCAATGCCAGTATTTCTATATTTTGCCAAAGAAAAATAA
- a CDS encoding DUF3833 domain-containing protein encodes MFTRLKRLTTIFLVSLLSIGVMSCSSPSVQIYSKEQPKLDLATYFNGEIDAYGIFTDRSGEVVKRFKVLIKAKWEMKDGKRVGTLDEDFVYSDGTKQKRIWTLTEVAPGRYSGTASDVIGEAVGELAGNALNWRYTLALPVDGKIYHVQFNDWMYLMDDKVMLNKAEMSKFGIYLGEVTLAFYKR; translated from the coding sequence ATGTTCACTAGACTCAAGCGTCTAACAACCATTTTTTTGGTTTCTCTCCTATCGATAGGGGTAATGTCGTGCTCCAGTCCAAGCGTGCAAATCTATAGCAAGGAGCAGCCAAAGCTCGATTTAGCGACTTACTTTAACGGTGAAATTGATGCGTATGGCATCTTTACCGATCGAAGTGGCGAAGTCGTTAAGCGCTTTAAGGTTCTGATTAAAGCGAAATGGGAAATGAAAGATGGGAAGCGCGTCGGTACCTTGGACGAAGATTTTGTTTACTCGGATGGCACCAAGCAAAAACGGATTTGGACGCTCACCGAGGTGGCCCCCGGCCGTTACAGTGGCACGGCCAGCGACGTGATTGGTGAAGCAGTGGGTGAATTAGCGGGTAATGCGCTCAACTGGCGCTACACCTTGGCTTTGCCAGTGGATGGGAAAATTTACCATGTGCAATTTAATGATTGGATGTACCTGATGGATGATAAGGTCATGCTCAATAAAGCCGAAATGAGTAAGTTCGGAATTTATTTGGGTGAAGTCACTTTAGCTTTCTATAAACGCTAG